In Lotus japonicus ecotype B-129 chromosome 5, LjGifu_v1.2, one genomic interval encodes:
- the LOC130717550 gene encoding transcription factor UNE12-like: MVSEGLGDDFLEQILAVPEAYGRTVVGDGGVLQLGLRGGGGGGIPLGLNLEQSAFLTHHQDTRFIDNNNSNNINSNNHHHQHHQLSLNNHHHHSENYATSSSSSSITDRESMQMRGLFPTFGQLHTPTHAPSVRPTLPPPSQPQLHLHHQHQHHHQPLQNQQPTPASNAHMQHPPGIRPRVRARRGQATDPHSIAERLRRERIAERMRALQELVPSINKSDRAAMLDEIVDYVKFLRLQVKVLSMSRLGGAGAVAQLVADVPLSAVEGEDIEGGASEQAWSKWSNDGTEQQVAKLMEEDVGAAMQFLQSKALCIMPISLASAIFRMPQSEASTTIKPESDSQT; encoded by the exons ATGGTGTCGGAGGGGTTAGGGGATGATTTCTTGGAGCAGATCTTGGCGGTGCCGGAGGCCTATGGCAGGACGGTGGTGGGCGACGGAGGAGTGTTGCAGCTGGGTttgagaggaggaggaggaggaggaatccCTCTGGGATTGAATTTGGAACAATCTGCGTTTCTCACACACCACCAAGATACACGCTTCAttgacaacaacaacagcaacaacattaaTAGTAATAACCATCACCACCAACATCACCAGCTTAGTCTCaataatcatcatcatcacagtGAAAACTATGCcacctcttcatcttcctcttcaatCACT GATCGGGAATCGATGCAGATGAGGGGTTTGTTTCCAACGTTCGGACAATTGCATACTCCTACTCATGCTCCCTCTGTCCGCCCCACTCTGCCACCGCCTTCTCAGCCCCaactccacctccaccaccagcACCAACACCATCATCAG CCCCTTCAAAACCAGCAACCAACTCCAGCTTCTAATGCTCATATGCAACATCCACCTGGCATCCGCCCTAGAGTGAGAGCAAGAAGAGGCCAAGCCACTGACCCTCACAGTATAGCTGAGCGG TTACGTCGTGAAAGAATCGCTGAAAGAATGAGGGCATTGCAGGAATTAGTCCCCAGCATCAACAAG TCGGACAGAGCTGCGATGCTTGATGAAATTGTGGATTATGTGAAGTTCCTAAGGCTCCAGGTTAAG GTGTTGAGCATGAGTAGACTGGGTGGAGCTGGTGCAGTTGCTCAACTTGTAGCTGATGTTCCCCTTTCAGCAGTGGAG GGGGAAGATATAGAAGGTGGAGCCAGTGAGCAAGCTTGGTCCAAGTGGTCCAACGATGGCACAGAACAACAAGTGGCTAAACTTATGGAAGAAgatgttggagcagctatgcaATTTCTTCAGTCCAAGGCACTCTGTATCATGCCAATATCACTAGCCTCAGCTATTTTTCGCATGCCACAATCAGAAGcatcaacaacaatcaagccTGAATCAGACAGCCAGACATAG
- the LOC130718378 gene encoding LOW QUALITY PROTEIN: sec-independent protein translocase protein TATA, chloroplastic-like (The sequence of the model RefSeq protein was modified relative to this genomic sequence to represent the inferred CDS: deleted 1 base in 1 codon), translated as MEMMTLSFSSSSSVLTPRLPFSLSSSTLSFLAANSNSTSLATLRKAKTRTRRTKGLTCNALFGLGVPELVVIAGVAALVFGPKKLPEVGRNIGKTLKNFQQAAKEFESEIKKEPNSSEETLVENPTATREQGEQEIKDSV; from the exons ATGGAGATGATGAccctttcattttcttcttcatcttcagtaCTAACTCCAAGACTTCctttctctttatcttcttccacATTGTCCTTCTTGGCTGCAAATTCTAACAGCACCTCACTAGCTACTCTT AGGAAAGCTAAAACCAGAacaagaagaaccaagggtctCACTTGCAATGCCTTGTTCGGGCTCGGCGTGCCGGAGCTAGTAGTTATTGCAGGAGTTGCTGCCCTTGTTTTTGGACCCAAGAAGTTGCCTGAAGTGGGTCGCAATATTGGCAAAACACTGAAGAACTTCCAACAG GCAGCAAAGGAGTTTGAGTCCGAGATTAAAAAGGAGCCTAATTCCTCGGAAGAGACCCTTGTTGAGAACCCAACTGCTACAAGGGAACAGGGGGAGCAAGAGATTAAGGATAGTGTATGA
- the LOC130718095 gene encoding light-inducible protein CPRF2-like produces MDRVFSVDEIPDHFWSPPIPATGVDGGSSNMSRSHSEWAFQRFLQEASAASPPSASSAADDVAFVEIQGQHKSSTGVAAAPTPVNGGVLSDGPPNAPVDSDEYRAYLKNKLNEACAAVAMTRGSLVKSQDPATFPDGGSQPSNPSQLGSQPTFKGSGPSGNDPSKLQDKETKVPIVIPFVPTVQKKPIFVIRPSTSGSSREQSDDDEADGETDINTDNMDPSDAKRVRRMLSNRESARRSRRRKQAHLTDLETQVSQLKGENSSLLKRFSDVSQKFNDSAVDNRVLKADVETLRAKVKMAEETVKRITGLNPMFHAMSEISSMGMPPFAGSPSDNSVDAAVPVQDNSHHQQFYRPVSNNPMPRHDLRVNNGLGDISSIENVQQQNGAAVAGGNKMGQAAAPLQRVASLEHLQKRIRGGVDSCGAPSNGEQ; encoded by the exons ATGGATAGGGTGTTCTCAGTCGATGAAATCCCCGATCACTTTTGGTCGCCGCCGATTCCCGCCACCGGCGTCGACGGCGGCTCCTCCAACATGAGCCGAAGCCATTCCGAGTGGGCCTTCCAGCGCTTCCTCCAGGAAGCTTCCGCCGCCTCTCCACCTTCTGCATCATCCGCTGCTGACGATGTCGCTTTCGTCGAGATCCAGGGTCAGCACAAATCCAGCACCGGCGTCGCCGCCGCGCCCACTCCGGTGAACGGTGGTGTTTTGTCCGATGGGCCTCCTAACGCGCCCGTTGATTCCGATGAGTACCGGGCCTACCTCAAGAACAAGCTCAATGAAGCTTGTGCTGCTGTCGCCATGACTAGG GGATCTTTGGTTAAATCTCAGGATCCAGCCACTTTTCCTGACGGTGGATCACAGCCTTCTAATCCTTCTCAACTTGGATCTCAGCCTACTTTTAAAG GATCTGGCCCTTCTGGAAATGATCCTTCTAAATTACAAGATAAGGAAACCAAAGTACCAATTGTGATTCCTTTCGTGCCTACCGTgcaaaagaaacctatttttgTTATCAGGCCATCAACTAGTGGGTCATCAAGAGAACagtctgatgatgatgaagctGATGGAGAGACAGATATCAATACTGACAACATGGACCCTTCTGATGCAAAACGAGTAAGGAG GATGCTTTCCAATAGGGAGTCAGCCAGAcgttcaagaagaagaaaacaggcTCATTTAACTGATCTGGAAACACAG GTTTCTCAATTAAAAGGTGAAAATTCTTCCTTGTTAAAGCGCTTTTCTGATGTAAGCCAGAAATTCAATGATTCTGCTGTTGACAACAGAGTATTAAAAGCTGATGTTGAAACCTTAAGAGCAAAG GTGAAGATGGCTGAAGAGACTGTCAAAAGAATTACAGGGTTGAACCCAATGTTTCATGCCATGTCTGAGATATCATCAATGGGCATGCCACCATTTGCTGGAAGCCCTTCAGACAATTCAGTTGATGCAGCTGTTCCTGTGCAAGATAACTCACATCATCAACAATTCTATCGGCCTGTGTCTAATAATCCTATGCCCAGACATGATCTGAGAGTCAACAATGGTTTGGGGGACATTTCTTCAATTGAAAATGTGCAGCAGCAGAATGGTGCAGCAGTGGCAGGTGGGAACAAGATGGGTCAAGCAGCTGCTCCCCTGCAGAGGGTGGCTAGCTTGGAACATCTTCAGAAGCGGATTCGTGGTGGTGTGGATTCATGTGGAGCTCCTTCTAATGGAGAGCAGTAA
- the LOC130719747 gene encoding uncharacterized protein LOC130719747: protein MDKSWIDMPRNTTEYLDGLDKFLDFAFEKRSVDGVIRCPCPKCRCKKWESRDVVRDHLICKEFPKNYKVWIWHGETYETITSRDTQVTLEPLQNENPVLDMINDVFGVKRNCDAEPTSSPEPSEFGDAIPNEDQRDFDDLVEDVQQQLYEGCQKYSKLSFLLRLYHIKCLSGVTDKAMSLILDLLKDAFEFAKLPDSFYEAKKVIHKLGLHYTKIDACPKNCMLYWGEDENLERCKHCGKSRWKPRKGKNGTIIRMKNLPAKVLRYFPLKPRLQRLFRCSKTAKSMRWHALASNPDGLLRHPRDGEAWKKFDENHHEFAKEPRNVRLGLAADGFNPFGVKSTKNSIWPGII from the exons ATGGATAAATCATGGATTGATATGCCACGCAATACAACTGAATACCTTGACGGGCTGGATAAATTTCTAGATTTTGCATTTGAGAAGCGGTCAGTTGATGGTGTAATAAGGTGTCCATGTCCTAAATGTCGCTGTAAAAAATGGGAAAGTAGAGATGTAGTGCGTGACCACTTGATTTGCAAGGAGTTTCCCAAAAATTATAAGGTTTGGATATGGCATGGTGAAACATATGAAACTATCACATCAAGGGACACTCAAGTAACGTTGGAGCCACTACAAAATGAAAACCCAGTACTagatatgataaatgatgtgTTTGGGGTAAAGAGAAATTGTGATGCGGAACCCACCTCTTCACCTGAACCATCTGAGTTTGGAGATGCCATACCAAATGAAGACCAaagagattttgatgatttggtTGAGGATGTTCAGCAGCAATTGTATGAAGGCTGTCAAAAGTACTCAAAGTTGTCTTTTTTGTTAAGATTATATCATATAAAATGCTTGTCTGGTGTCACTGATAAGGCAATGTCATTAATACTAGATCTTTTGAAAGATGCATTTGAGTTTGCAAAGCTACCTGATTCGTTCTACGAGGCAAAGAAGGTTATCCACAAACTTGGTCTTCATTATACCAAGATAGATGCTTGCCCGAAAAATTGCATGTTGTACTGGGGAGAAGATGAAAATTTGGAGAGATGCAAACATTGTGGAAAATCTAGATGGAagccaagaaagggaaaaaatggGACAATTATTCGTATGAAAAACCTACCAGCAAAGGTTTTGCGCTACTTTCCCTTGAAACCAAGGCTGCAAAGATTATTCAGGTGCTCTAAAACAGCAAAGTCTATGAGATGGCATGCTTTGGCGAGTAACCCAGATGGATTGTTGAGACATCCAAGAGATGGTGAAGCATGGAAGAAATTTGACGAAAATCACCATGAATTTGCTAAGGAACCCCGAAATGTTCGCCTTGGCTTAGCTGCTGATGGTTTTAATCCTTTTGGAGTAAAGAGCACTAAGAACAGCATATGGCCA GGTATAATATAG